In Desulfovibrio oxyclinae DSM 11498, a single genomic region encodes these proteins:
- a CDS encoding glutamate-5-semialdehyde dehydrogenase: protein MTIQNEMTEMGRKARKASRTLANSSGKARAEALDRLADLLESEADVVREANAKDLQAAEERGLDKARTQRLTISDKVLNSMIAGCREVAAMSDPVGEIENMVKRPNGMLVGRMRTPLGVIAMIYESRPNATVDAGILCLKAGNAVILRGGSEAFHSNSCLVKLMHRALEEAGLPKDAVQAPATTDREAVSELLKLDEYIDVVIPRGGEGLIRAVTQQARMPVLKHYKGVCHIFVDESADLEKSLPIVENAKMQYPSGCNALECLLVHRSVARDFLPKVAEQLGGKGVKFRACPESLPFMGENAEAASDEDWGKEYLDLIMAVRVVSDMEEAMDFIDEYGSNHTESILTESQSNAMRFINEVDASLVVSNASTRFNDGGQLGLGAEIGISTSKLHAYGPMGVKELTSAKFVLLGDWQIRE, encoded by the coding sequence ATGACCATACAGAATGAAATGACCGAAATGGGGCGCAAGGCGCGCAAGGCGTCCCGTACACTCGCCAACTCTTCCGGCAAGGCCAGGGCCGAAGCGCTCGACCGTCTTGCCGATCTGCTGGAGAGCGAGGCGGATGTGGTTCGCGAGGCCAACGCCAAAGATCTTCAGGCCGCCGAAGAGCGCGGTCTTGACAAGGCTCGCACGCAGCGCCTCACCATCAGCGACAAGGTGCTGAATTCCATGATCGCCGGCTGCAGGGAGGTCGCGGCCATGTCCGATCCGGTGGGGGAAATCGAGAACATGGTCAAGCGCCCCAACGGAATGCTTGTCGGGCGTATGCGCACGCCGCTTGGCGTCATCGCCATGATTTACGAGTCCCGCCCCAATGCCACGGTTGATGCAGGAATCCTTTGTCTCAAAGCAGGCAACGCCGTCATCCTGCGCGGCGGATCGGAAGCCTTTCATTCCAACAGTTGCCTCGTAAAGCTCATGCATCGTGCCCTGGAAGAGGCCGGACTGCCCAAGGATGCCGTGCAGGCACCCGCCACCACGGATCGCGAAGCCGTATCCGAACTGCTCAAGCTCGACGAATACATTGACGTGGTCATCCCGCGCGGCGGCGAAGGCCTCATCCGTGCCGTCACGCAACAGGCACGGATGCCGGTGCTCAAGCACTACAAAGGCGTCTGTCACATTTTTGTGGACGAAAGCGCGGATCTCGAAAAATCCCTGCCCATCGTCGAAAACGCCAAAATGCAGTATCCTAGCGGCTGCAACGCTCTGGAGTGCCTCCTTGTGCATCGCTCGGTAGCAAGGGATTTTCTGCCGAAAGTTGCCGAACAACTCGGCGGCAAAGGCGTGAAGTTCCGGGCCTGCCCCGAGAGTCTCCCGTTCATGGGCGAGAACGCCGAAGCCGCTAGCGATGAGGATTGGGGCAAGGAATATCTCGATCTGATAATGGCCGTTCGCGTTGTCTCCGATATGGAAGAGGCTATGGATTTCATTGATGAATACGGTTCCAATCATACCGAATCCATTCTCACCGAAAGCCAGTCGAATGCCATGCGGTTCATTAATGAAGTGGACGCTTCGCTGGTCGTATCCAACGCATCGACCCGCTTTAACGATGGCGGACAGCTCGGCCTCGGTGCCGAAATCGGCATCTCCACCTCGAAGCTGCATGCCTACGGCCCCATGGGCGTCAAGGAACTGACCTCTGCCAAATTCGTCCTGCTCGGCGATTGGCAGATTCGCGAATAA
- the nadD gene encoding nicotinate (nicotinamide) nucleotide adenylyltransferase, with product MKLGILGGTFNPLHIGHVRMAIEAREALELDMVELVPTGQPPHKNAKRLLPFELRMEMVERSVKDIPGLNGNPIEGQRSGPSFTCDTLTCYQEEKPESELHFIMGAATFLEIPTWNRGLEIPSMANLAVVSRWDAADRAEDYIKRTWPEAESVSENEWIMPTGNHIRIIEIPRLDVKASYLRERWLKQRSIHLLVPDQVEAMLEEKRQEVTDCWND from the coding sequence ATGAAGCTCGGCATTCTCGGAGGCACCTTCAACCCCCTCCACATAGGACACGTTCGCATGGCCATCGAAGCAAGAGAGGCCCTCGAACTCGACATGGTGGAGCTCGTCCCCACCGGCCAGCCCCCGCATAAAAATGCCAAACGGCTGCTGCCCTTCGAACTGCGCATGGAAATGGTCGAACGCTCCGTCAAGGATATTCCCGGACTCAACGGAAACCCCATAGAAGGTCAACGATCCGGACCGTCCTTCACCTGCGATACCCTTACCTGCTATCAGGAAGAAAAACCCGAATCGGAGCTGCACTTCATTATGGGTGCCGCCACTTTTCTCGAAATCCCGACCTGGAACCGCGGACTGGAGATCCCCTCCATGGCGAATCTCGCCGTCGTCAGCCGTTGGGATGCAGCAGACCGCGCAGAAGATTATATCAAACGTACCTGGCCCGAAGCCGAAAGCGTCTCGGAAAACGAATGGATCATGCCCACCGGCAACCATATCCGAATTATCGAAATCCCCAGACTGGACGTCAAAGCATCCTACCTGCGCGAGCGCTGGCTCAAACAAAGAAGCATCCATCTGCTCGTCCCCGATCAGGTAGAAGCGATGCTTGAAGAAAAACGACAGGAAGTCACTGACTGCTGGAACGATTAG
- a CDS encoding 4Fe-4S binding protein codes for MKINTPSPTTLRRIIQSAFAAYCLFIGWRFHAFLQWAAGNSPEAARPASVEAFLPISALMSFKRLLLSGNWDPIHPAGLAFLIIALLIAWLFRKGFCGYICPIGLISNTLSSLGSHLGLDKVPPKPADRALGSIKYALLGFFIYTTFVAMPLPAIEQFLRSPYNMTADARMMQFFLDMSATAAVVLTALAIAGVVIRNFWCRYLCPYGALLGLVSLLSPLSINRKKKLCIHCSKCTKACPGAINVEDKLTVNSTQCIGCTACIEACPVDGCLSVTAGKKKLPFWSIALGTVALLLIGYLIADATGHWNANLPDNMARMLYGRFGG; via the coding sequence ATGAAAATAAACACCCCCTCTCCCACGACACTTCGAAGAATAATCCAATCCGCTTTCGCAGCATACTGTCTCTTCATCGGCTGGCGCTTTCACGCCTTTTTACAATGGGCCGCCGGAAACAGCCCAGAAGCAGCCCGCCCCGCTTCCGTGGAAGCGTTTCTGCCGATCAGCGCCCTCATGAGCTTCAAGCGCCTGCTCCTGAGCGGCAACTGGGATCCCATCCATCCGGCAGGACTCGCCTTCCTGATCATCGCCCTGCTCATCGCATGGCTCTTTCGCAAAGGCTTCTGTGGCTATATCTGCCCCATCGGCCTGATCTCCAACACCCTCTCTTCCCTCGGGAGCCACCTCGGACTTGACAAAGTCCCGCCAAAACCGGCTGACCGTGCCCTCGGAAGCATCAAATACGCCCTGCTCGGATTTTTTATCTACACGACCTTCGTGGCCATGCCGCTGCCAGCCATTGAGCAGTTCCTGCGCTCACCATACAACATGACAGCCGACGCACGCATGATGCAATTTTTCCTCGACATGAGCGCCACAGCCGCCGTCGTCCTCACCGCACTCGCCATAGCCGGCGTCGTCATCAGAAACTTCTGGTGCCGCTACCTCTGTCCCTATGGCGCCCTGCTCGGACTCGTCTCGCTGCTCAGCCCGCTTTCCATCAACCGGAAGAAAAAACTCTGCATCCACTGTAGCAAATGCACCAAGGCCTGCCCCGGAGCCATCAACGTAGAAGACAAACTGACCGTCAACTCCACCCAATGCATCGGTTGCACCGCCTGCATCGAAGCCTGCCCCGTTGACGGCTGCCTGTCCGTGACCGCAGGCAAAAAGAAACTCCCCTTCTGGAGCATCGCACTCGGAACCGTCGCTCTTTTGCTCATAGGCTACCTCATTGCAGATGCCACCGGACACTGGAACGCCAACCTGCCGGACAACATGGCACGGATGCTATACGGACGCTTCGGCGGATAG